Below is a window of Candidatus Baltobacteraceae bacterium DNA.
CGGCATGCCGGGATGCCCGGATTTCGCCTTTTGCACGGCATCCACCGATAGAAAACGGATCGCGTTGATACGTTGCTCGTCCTCGCGCGTATTGGGCACAGTCTCTCCTCGGGGCGAAAGCTTGCATTGCGGGGGAGACGACTTCGTTTCGCGGACTCCCCGCTAAGTCTTACCCAAGGCGGGCCTAAGCGATTACTTCGGCAAGAGGAGGTGCCGACTGTTGCGCGCCAGGGGCTCTGAGAGGTAGGGCGCCTTCTTATTCGGTCCAGCTGCCGCTACGTATGGCAAGCGTCTGGGTGGGCGATTCTGGAGCCCGATTAAGGCGAATTCAGGGATAGTATCTTCGGGTTTCGATCGGGCTAAGGGGCGTTCCAAGCTCGTGGCGTGCCCGCGTTCGAGGTTGCACGATTCCGCATACGCATTCTCGTCGTCGCCTCGTATCACGCAGGATTGTCATGGATGTTGGCGGATGCGCCAGCCGGCGGAAACGCCCAATGCCTGGTGTTTTACTGGCTTCATCGGAACGCGAACCACCTTGCTCCGGCTGAGGGCCGTTATCGACTTGATCCCTTGGCAGTTGCCGGCGTCGTAGCTTACGAAGCGCTTGAAGGACGTGTCCGATCTAGTAAGCCGCTCGCTGATATTCTGGCCCGGGGAAAGTTCATTACAGCGTGACACATATGGCTTAATGGCCTACGTGGGTGAGTCAAACGACATCGGACCGAACACGGGAGACCTAGCTGTTATGCGGCACAATGATCATTTCAATGCTTACAAGCCAGCGGCTCCAAGTGGTACGAATCCCGAAAACTCAAAAGGAACATTTGCAAACGGCTCAGGCGCGTGTAGCTGGGAGGGCACCTACTGCCATGAAAAAAATCAGTAACCAGAGTACGTTTTTAACCTGTTTGATTGCGCTCTTGTTGCAGACCGCGACGTCCGCGCAAACCTTTAGCAACAAAACCGTTATCGACGGCACTACCGCGAAAGCCGTTACGCTCGCTGCCGAGCAAGAATTCAATGGTGACATCCCGAGCGTAGCTTATCTCCGGGCATCCACGGCTGCGATCGATAAAACGGGCGACTCATACAAGATTACGTTGTCGTCACAATCCCGAACTGGGCTAAAAGTGGAATCGACGTTTAGGGTAAGGCCACTATCCGGTGAAGTGTCGCGGACCAATACCCTACCTAGCGCGTCATCCAAGGCAACTTTGAAGTTGCCCGGCACGTACGTTGCGGCGCTGGTTCTCGGCAATAGTGCGTTTATGTCATCATCCTCACTTAGGAAGCCCAGCGGAGAAATCAGCGAGCTAGAGGTACAAATTAATACCCCGTACGAGAACTTGCCAGATATAGTTTATGTGGCATACCGGCCGAAGGGGTATAACGCGCTGTCGGCGACGCTCGCGCCTAGCACTAACAAGTCGACAGTTATGTTGGGTTGTGATCCCACCATTGATTTTTCAGTGAATATTTCAACGCACCTAGTAACCGCGTTAAAGCCTGTCTGCTAGAGGCTGCCTTCGGACGCGTGGCGCGGTGCTACAGTCGGTAGCAGTTAGGGGATAAGGCTCGAGCTTTTCTTCTGTCGTGCGCTTTCAGCGCATTGCGGGGGAGACGAGAGCGCTTCGCTGAGTCCCTCCTAACCTCTTACCCAAAGGGCACGCAACCGATTCGAGCCCGGACCTGAGGCCGATGGGATAGAATATTCGGCATAAAGGACGGAGGGCTTGCGTGAAGACGGAGATTGTCGAAGGTGAACCCGAGCTTCCGGAAATGGAATCACATCATAGTAGGCGACGGGCTTACGTGAACCGTAGTCCGGGCACCCCAGTGTGGCTCGTAATTTTTGCGCTGTTCGCCCTGGCGACGGCGCGAGCAGTTGCCTTCGACCAACCATCGAGCAGCGGTGAGGTTTGCATCACGTTTTTGCCACCCGGTGCTCCGCCGACGCTCGTTGCCGGAGCTGCCGAAGAAGAAAGGCATTTGAAGTCGAGTTTTGCGCAGGCGGTAGAATGGGCCGACAGTACCAAGCCCGCTGTGAACGCCTGCACGAAAGAGGCGACGATCATTACCGTGCAACAGCTGTACCTGAAATCGATCGCCACCAACCAGCCCTCGTTCGTACTTAATGCGTGGATAATGCACGGCTCAGTCCAATCCGCGGCTTTTCACGAGGAGAGCGTCCTCAAGAACGACGCCGATCTGCCGGTCATATTGGACCGATTGACGACGCGGATTTCTCTCGACATCGCCTATTGGCTCCGCAACCATAAAAAATTCTGAACCTTGTCGGTCCGCCGACGGGGCTCACCCCCCCTTTTTGTCATCCTGAGCTGTCGAAGGACGGCGTGAGTCGCGCTACATGGTTCCGACAACCTCACCATGGCAAGGGCGCGCACACCGTTGTGGGGCGCTAGGCGGGTTAGTTTGCGCTTCTGGTCGTAAGCGAGGAGCCGTGAACGCTACGGAACTTGCTTTGGCAATCGCAGCCCTCGTCGCAACGCCCGCCGCCGTCAAGGGAGAGGCGGGGCGCGCCGTGGACGACGTGATCGCCGCGCTCGACGACGGGCGTCTGCGCGTCTGCGAACCCGACGGGGATGCCTGGGTCACGCATGCGTGGATCAAAGAAGCGATTCTGCTCTATTTCCAGCGCCGCGATGTCGAATGGATTCGCTCGGGGGCGGGCGAGCAATCCAACGCGCCCGCATACTACGACAAGTTGCCGACCAAGACCAACTACGATCGGCTCGGTGCCCGCTGCGTGCCGCCGGGCGTCGCCCGGTACGGGAGCTTTCTCGGCCGTAACGCGATTCTGATGCCCGGTTACGTGAACATCGGCGCGTACGTTGACGATGGATCGATGATCGATACGTGGGCGACCGTTGGCTCGTGCGCGCAGATCGGCAAGGGCGTCCATCTCTCAGGCGGGGTGGGGATCGGCGGCGTTCTCGAGCCGCCGCAGGCGCAGCCGGTCATCGTCGAAGACGGGGCATTCGTCGGCTCCCGCTGCATCGTCGTCGAAGGGGTTCGCGTCGGCCGCGAAGCCGTGCTCGGTGCGGGTGTCGTGCTCACCGCCAGCACGCCGATCGTGGACGTTCGCGCGAGCGAGGCGATAACGAGCAAAGGGTACGTCCCGCCGCGCGCGATCGTCATCCCCGGAACGATACCGAAAGCGTTTCCCGCGGGCACCTACGCGGTGCCGTGTGCCTTGATCGTCGGTACGCGCGGCGAATCGACCGACCGCAAGACGTCGTTGAATGCGGCGCTGCGCGATTTCGAGGTGGCGGTATGATCAATCCGCGCGTTGCCGAGATTTCGGGCTCGCTCATTCGCGAGATCGCTGCCAAACGTAAACCCGGTTCGTTCGACCTCGGGTTGGGCGAGCCGTCGCTGCGACCGGATCCGGCGCATTTTGAGGCCGCTATGCGTTACGTTCGCGAGCACGGTATTCACTATACGATAAACGCCGGCGACAGCGAACTGCGACGCCTGATCGCGGAGCACTACGGCTACCCCGGGCTTACCACCGCCGACAACGTCTGCATCACGACCGGATCGCAAGAGGCGACGTATGCGGTCCTCAAAACCGTGCTCGATCCGGCGCGCGACGAATTGCTGGTGGTCGAGCCGGCGTTTCCGTCGTATGCGAAGATGGCGAAACTTGAAGGGGTCGCCGTGCGCGCGGTGGCCATGCTCGAGGCCGACGATTTTGCCTACGATGCCGAACGCATCCTCGCCGCCGTGAGCGAACGGACGCGGGCAGTCGTCATTTGCTCGCCCTGCAATCCGACGGGGCGGGTCATCGCACGCGCCGCCGTCGAGCGCGTCGCCGCCGGGCTGCTCGCGCGTGGCGGGGAGCCCGTTTGGGTGATTCACGACGAAATTTATCGCGAACAAACCTACGTAGAGGACGCCGGGTATTTCGCGCGCGTTTATCCGCACACGATCGTGACCAACTCGGTGAGCAAGAGCAACGCGCTGACGGGCTTGCGCTTGGGCTGGAGTTTAGCCCCGGCGCCCGTTACGGCATCCATCATCAAAGTGCATGCGTGGATCACGTCGTGCGCCGATACGTTCGCCCAACAGGTCGCGCTCGACATCTTCGCGCGGCCGGGCGGGCTCGCGGAACACGCGCCGTGGTACATCCGCCAGCACCACGACGTGGTGGAAGCGCTGCGCGCGAGCGGTTTGCGATTCATCGAACCCGACGGAAGTTTCTATGCGTGCGTGCGCTTGCCCGATGGCATCGACTCGCTGGCGGCCGCGCATCGGCTCGCCGACGAGCACGACGTTATCGCCATTCCGGGGAGCGCGTTCGGCCCGTCGTTCGCGCCGTGGCTGCGTTTGAGCTGGGTCGCCCCGATCGACGACGTACGCGAGGGAATTCGCCGAATCGCCGCGTTCTGCGCCGGCGCGTCGGGCTAGTTCTTTGCGGGGCCGATCCAAACCGTCTGGACGTTGACGAACTCGCGGATGCCGAACGCGGAGAGTTCGCGTCCGTAACCGGAGCGTTTGACGCCGCCGAAGGGCAGCCGCGGATCGCTTGCGACCATTCCGTTGATGAAGCAGGCGCCGCTTTCGATCTCCGCGGCGAGGCGGCGCGCACGATCGAGATCGCTCGTCCAGAGATTCGATCCCAGTCCAAACGAGCTTTGATTGGCAAGCTCGATGGCGTGCCGCTCGTCGCGCGCACGCACCACGGCGGCCGCCGGTCCAAACGTCTCGCGATCGAACATCGGCATGCCGGGGACGACGTCGGCGACGACGGTTGGCTCGAAGAAGAAGCCCTCACGATCGATCGGATGGCCGCCCGTGACGATGCGGGCGCCGCCGGCGACCGATTCCGCGATTTGTTCCCGCAGACTCGCGCGCAGATCGTCGCGGGCGCACGGACCGAGTTGGGTGCTCTCGTCCAGCGGGTTTCCAACAACCTGCTTTGCCGACGCGTCACCGAATTGGGTGACGAAACGATCGTAGATGCGGTCCTCAACGATGAAGCGTTTAGCGGCGATGCAGCTCTGTCCGTTGTTTTGAAAGCGAGCGGTCACGGCGACCTCGACGGCGCGGTCGATATCCGCGTCTGCCAGCACCACGAACGGATCCGAGCCGCCCAGTTCGAGCACGCACTTCTTTAAGACGTTGCCGGCTGCGGCAGCGACCGAGATGCCGGCGCCCTCGCTTCCCGTGAGGGTCACCGCCGCGATGCGTTCGTCGGAGACGAGTTCGGTCGCGCGCGCGCCGGTCAAGAGCAGCGTCGTGAAAACGCCCTCAGGCGCGCCCGCTTCGGTAAAGATGCGTTCGATTTCGAGCGCGCAGCGCGTCGTGTTGGAGGCGTGCTTGAGCAGCATGACGTTGCCGGCCATCAACGCGGGTGCCGCAGCTCGGAAGACCTGCCAGTAAGGAAAGTTCCAGGGCATGATCGCAAGAATCGCGCCGAGCGGC
It encodes the following:
- a CDS encoding 2,3,4,5-tetrahydropyridine-2,6-dicarboxylate N-succinyltransferase produces the protein MNATELALAIAALVATPAAVKGEAGRAVDDVIAALDDGRLRVCEPDGDAWVTHAWIKEAILLYFQRRDVEWIRSGAGEQSNAPAYYDKLPTKTNYDRLGARCVPPGVARYGSFLGRNAILMPGYVNIGAYVDDGSMIDTWATVGSCAQIGKGVHLSGGVGIGGVLEPPQAQPVIVEDGAFVGSRCIVVEGVRVGREAVLGAGVVLTASTPIVDVRASEAITSKGYVPPRAIVIPGTIPKAFPAGTYAVPCALIVGTRGESTDRKTSLNAALRDFEVAV
- a CDS encoding pyridoxal phosphate-dependent aminotransferase, with the protein product MINPRVAEISGSLIREIAAKRKPGSFDLGLGEPSLRPDPAHFEAAMRYVREHGIHYTINAGDSELRRLIAEHYGYPGLTTADNVCITTGSQEATYAVLKTVLDPARDELLVVEPAFPSYAKMAKLEGVAVRAVAMLEADDFAYDAERILAAVSERTRAVVICSPCNPTGRVIARAAVERVAAGLLARGGEPVWVIHDEIYREQTYVEDAGYFARVYPHTIVTNSVSKSNALTGLRLGWSLAPAPVTASIIKVHAWITSCADTFAQQVALDIFARPGGLAEHAPWYIRQHHDVVEALRASGLRFIEPDGSFYACVRLPDGIDSLAAAHRLADEHDVIAIPGSAFGPSFAPWLRLSWVAPIDDVREGIRRIAAFCAGASG
- a CDS encoding NAD-dependent succinate-semialdehyde dehydrogenase — its product is MAQIVTIDPTSTRELERFDYTTPQDAGRALDRARAAFAQWRSAAFADRATVLRGAAQRLRARSGDLAEIAVREMGKPILQARAEVEKCASGCEYFAENAERFLSDETVASNAALSYVAFRPLGAILAIMPWNFPYWQVFRAAAPALMAGNVMLLKHASNTTRCALEIERIFTEAGAPEGVFTTLLLTGARATELVSDERIAAVTLTGSEGAGISVAAAAGNVLKKCVLELGGSDPFVVLADADIDRAVEVAVTARFQNNGQSCIAAKRFIVEDRIYDRFVTQFGDASAKQVVGNPLDESTQLGPCARDDLRASLREQIAESVAGGARIVTGGHPIDREGFFFEPTVVADVVPGMPMFDRETFGPAAAVVRARDERHAIELANQSSFGLGSNLWTSDLDRARRLAAEIESGACFINGMVASDPRLPFGGVKRSGYGRELSAFGIREFVNVQTVWIGPAKN